One Artemia franciscana chromosome 6, ASM3288406v1, whole genome shotgun sequence DNA window includes the following coding sequences:
- the LOC136028135 gene encoding zinc finger MYM-type protein 1-like, with product MSSSGASGAKKRKIKAQRKEEEIKMQRRLASFFKPTDSDAGTSRDNPSATEVLPRNEQTLDVRLISEETNLREPQTEEMASRTISTDLSVNPYDNPCQPVLTDYPATTIGNRKRKFNSSYFLKYPWLEYSKEQDSVFCFNCRHFSGSSLRSGERYGARAFIDIGFRKWKDISELIRQHENSDRHKACTISLTQFKAIETEAAESVASCLSKEREKEILENRQYVKALLKTTALLGRQGLAFRGHDEGESSANQGNFVETVHLLTEINPDLMKNSRKAYGHYMSHEYQNDYIEVIGNEIKSSIAKEVREAKYFAVLVDETKDLSKKEQLAILVRYVHDLKIKERAIGCYHMRKVDAESLADFIYNEIKGIGLDWSKCVGQCYDGASVMSGHFSGVQARLREKAPQAVYTHCHSHRLNLVIGDCMQKIQRISSVFSVLQTVYSFVSNSNTRYQLFVEAQKTANVPVLTLERTVVTRWSYWYRSVAKILVRYDCILAVLSVVQESSDREAAAEATGLKNQLESFPFIFSLHVIHEVLAVINPLSEQLQAADLVISEACTLISATKNELRKMRDDEYFRVLYGKSKEMAINVGADLSETSALSSAIPVKSKRVQKISGRLRDYLTTTTIGKHNIDSESTTTEDKMRREFYEVLDRVLNEFEERFSVQLPVLEATRCLNPKSTDFMDSDLLFVIATYFDQAGIDTMQLKCQALIARAFVSQLPQKPANALDVFEQLGGLKEAYSELLKVVRVVLTLPLITCSNERFFSVLTFVKDYLRTTMENERLSHLLLIFSEKAAVKELNFEKLVDDFAKMKQRRYPLLK from the exons ATGAGTTCATCCGGTGCGAgtggtgcaaaaaaaaggaaaataaaagcccaaaggaaagaagaagaaataaagatgcaacgacgattggcttcgtttttcaaaccgact GATAGTGATGCTGGGACGTCAAGGGACAACCCATCGGCAACCGAGGTTTTACCGAGAAACGAGCAGACCCTGGACGTGAGACTCATTTCTGAGGAGACAAACCTGCGCGAACCACAAACGGAGGAAATGGCTTCCAGAACGATCAGCACCGATTTGTCCGTGAACCCGTATGATAACCCCTGCCAACCAGTTTTGACTGACTATCCCGCCACTACCATCGGGAATCGCAAACGAAAATTTAACAGCTCCTATTTCTTGAAATACCCATGGCTCGAATATTCGAAAGAACAGGACTCGGTGTTCTGTTTCAATTGCCGACATTTCAGTGGATCCTCGCTAAGATCAGGCGAAAGGTATGGAGCTAGAGCATTCATTGATATAGGATTTAGAAAGTGGAAAGACATTTCTGAACTGATACGGCAGCACGAAAACAGCGACCGACACAAAGCATGTACCATTTCTTTGACTCAGTTTAAAGCTATTGAGACGGAGGCGGCCGAATCTGTTGCGTCATGCCTCTCCAAAGAACGCGAAAAAGAAATACTAGAGAATAGACAGTACGTAAAAGCTCTACTAAAAACTACAGCATTACTTGGACGGCAAGGTCTTGCGTTTCGTGGCCATGATGAAGGGGAGTCTAGTGCCAATCAAGGGAATTTCGTAGAGACAGTACATCTTTTAACAGAAATCAACCCTGACTTGATGAAAAACTCTCGTAAGGCCTATGGCCATTACATGTCACACGAGTACCAAAACGACTACATTGAGGTCATaggaaatgaaatcaaaagttctatcgCGAAAGAAGTcagagaagcaaaatattttgccgtTCTTGTTGACGAGACAAAAGACCTCTCGAAAAAGGAACAACTCGCGATCTTAGTGCGCTATGTTCATGAcctgaaaatcaaagaaagggCCATAGGTTGCTACCACATGCGCAAGGTTGACGCTGAGAGTTTGGCCGACTTCATTTACAACGAAATAAAGGGTATCGGCCTTGACTGGTCAAAGTGTGTTGGACAGTGCTATGACGGGGCCAGTGTAATGAGCGGACACTTTTCAGGAGTACAGGCCCGTCTCCGGGAAAAAGCACCACAAGCGGTGTACACACACTGTCATTCCCATAGACTTAACCTTGTCATTGGCGATTGTatgcagaaaatacaaagaatttcatcagtattttcagttttgcaaaCAGTTTACAGTTTCGTCTCCAACAGCAACACTCGATACCAGTTGTTCGTCGAAGCCCAGAAAACTGCCAATGTGCCTGTGCTAACGCTTGAAAGGACAGTAGTGACACGTTGGTCTTACTGGTATAGATCAGTGGCTAAGATCCTGGTTAGATATGACTGCATACTCGCAGTTCTGTCAGTAGTTCAAGAATCTTCTGACAGGGAGGCAGCGGCAGAAGCTACGGGCCTTAAGAACCAGCTAGAGTCGTTTCCCTTCATATTCAGTTTGCATGTCATTCACGAAGTTCTTGCAGTGATAAACCCTCTTTCTGAACAACTACAGGCAGCAGATCTGGTCATCTCAGAAGCTTGCACTTTGATCAGTGCAACAAAGAACGAACTGAGGAAAATGCGTGATGACGAGTATTTTCGTGTCCTATACGGCAAGTCTAAAGAGATGGCCATTAATGTCGGAGCTGATCTGTCGGAAACAAGTGCTCTCTCTTCAGCCATACCTGTTAAATCAAAACGAGTTCAGAAGATATCCGGAAGACTAAGAGACTATTTGACGACAACAACAATTGGAAAGCACAACATTGACTCCGAAAGCACAACAACGGAAGACAAAATGCGGAGAGAGTTCTACGAGGTTTTGGACAGAGTGTTAAATGAGTTTGAAGAGCGTTTTTCTGTCCAACTGCCAGTGCTAGAAGCCACACGTTGCCTTAACCCCAAATCCACAGATTTTATGGACTCAGATTTACTTTTTGTGATCGCGACATACTTCGATCAGGCGGGAATCGATACCATGCAGCTGAAGTGTCAAGCTTTAATAGCTCGTGCATTTGTGTCGCAGCTTCCACAGAAACCGGCAAATGCTTTAGATGTCTTCGAACAACTCGGAGGATTGAAAGAAGCTTATTCTGAGCTTCTTAAGGTCGTCAGGGTAGTCCTCACACTCCCGCTCATAACGTGCTCAAATGAacgttttttctctgtgttgacctttgtgaaggactacctccggacaacgatggaaaacgagcgactttcgcatttgctgcttatattctctgagaaagctgcagtgaaggagctcaattttgagaagcttgtcgacgacttcgcaaaaatgaagcaaaggagatatccattgctgaagtaa